From a region of the Chitinophaga caseinilytica genome:
- a CDS encoding YfbK domain-containing protein → MKRILLLCAILLACGQLIAQNVRISGKVIDADTKDPIPGATILVIPAKSGTATNEKGIFSIQVPQKNFSMEVKAVGYETCVRKYSSSDTLYLFELKPQKQALQEVVVTGYAPQRKVSYTASSTTYSSTQIYGSRSADIRIRGNVTIDSRDEFSPVRDNRFQYVKQQPLSTFSSDVDRASFSLVRSALDMGRFPDKDAVRVEELINYFDYGYAQPADGAPVAVHADLAQCPWAPAHQLVRIGIQGKKIPVENLPPSNLVFLIDVSGSMNAQNKLPLVQQAFRLLVKQLRPQDRVAIVVYAGAAGVVLPSTPGNQKATILTAIDQLQAGGSTAGGAGIKLAYATARENFAKNGNNRVILATDGDFNVGISSVGDLESLIQQEREGNVYLSVLGFGMGNYKDNRLETLADKGNGNYAYIDNFEEARRTFTTEFGGTLFTIAKDVKLQVEFNPARVQAYRLIGYENRLLADEDFNDDKKDAGEMGSGHSVTALYELVPPGVKLTDATVDALKYQLPETAGTISSGEVLTVKVRYKNPGGGRSKLISQVLKGTAVPIAASPESFRLAASVAQFGMVLRKSRFAGTSSYASALELAGGLKGADEEGYRSQFISMVKQAMALADMARKE, encoded by the coding sequence ATGAAACGCATTCTCCTGCTATGCGCCATCTTATTGGCGTGCGGGCAACTTATTGCCCAAAACGTACGCATCTCCGGTAAAGTGATCGATGCAGATACCAAAGATCCCATTCCGGGTGCTACCATCCTGGTCATACCCGCAAAATCCGGCACGGCCACCAATGAAAAAGGCATTTTTTCGATCCAGGTACCGCAAAAAAACTTTTCGATGGAAGTGAAAGCTGTGGGATATGAAACCTGTGTGAGAAAGTATTCCTCCTCCGATACTTTGTATCTTTTCGAATTGAAGCCGCAAAAGCAGGCATTGCAGGAAGTAGTGGTGACGGGATATGCGCCGCAGCGGAAAGTATCGTATACTGCCTCCAGCACAACTTACTCATCGACACAAATCTATGGCAGCAGGAGCGCGGACATCCGCATCCGGGGGAATGTGACGATCGATTCTCGTGACGAGTTTTCTCCTGTCAGGGACAACCGTTTCCAGTATGTGAAGCAGCAGCCGCTGAGCACATTTTCCTCTGATGTAGACAGGGCTTCGTTCTCGCTCGTCCGCAGTGCGCTGGATATGGGGCGGTTCCCGGACAAGGACGCCGTTCGGGTGGAGGAACTGATCAATTATTTCGACTATGGATATGCGCAACCGGCCGATGGCGCGCCGGTGGCGGTGCATGCCGATCTGGCGCAGTGCCCCTGGGCCCCGGCGCACCAGCTGGTGCGGATCGGCATCCAGGGAAAGAAAATCCCGGTGGAAAATCTCCCGCCCTCGAACCTCGTGTTCCTCATCGACGTGTCTGGCTCCATGAATGCGCAAAACAAGCTTCCGCTGGTGCAACAGGCTTTCCGCCTGCTGGTGAAGCAGCTGCGGCCGCAGGACCGTGTGGCCATCGTGGTGTACGCAGGCGCAGCGGGCGTTGTTTTGCCATCTACGCCGGGCAACCAGAAAGCGACGATCCTCACTGCCATCGATCAGTTGCAGGCAGGCGGCAGTACAGCTGGCGGAGCGGGCATCAAACTGGCGTATGCTACCGCCAGGGAAAACTTCGCCAAAAACGGCAACAACCGCGTGATCCTCGCTACGGACGGCGATTTCAATGTGGGCATCTCAAGTGTAGGCGATCTGGAAAGCCTCATCCAACAGGAACGGGAAGGGAATGTATACCTTTCGGTGCTGGGTTTCGGGATGGGCAATTACAAGGACAACCGGCTCGAAACGCTGGCTGACAAAGGGAACGGGAACTATGCCTATATCGATAATTTCGAGGAAGCGCGCCGCACTTTCACCACGGAATTCGGCGGCACGCTGTTTACCATTGCCAAAGACGTGAAGCTGCAGGTGGAATTCAACCCCGCCAGGGTGCAGGCTTACCGGCTGATTGGTTACGAAAACCGGCTGCTGGCGGATGAAGATTTCAACGACGATAAAAAAGACGCCGGCGAGATGGGTTCCGGCCATAGCGTGACGGCGCTGTACGAGCTGGTGCCCCCCGGCGTGAAGCTGACAGACGCTACCGTGGACGCGTTGAAATATCAACTGCCGGAAACTGCGGGCACCATTTCCAGCGGGGAAGTGCTGACGGTGAAGGTCCGCTACAAAAACCCCGGCGGCGGCCGGAGCAAACTGATCTCGCAGGTGCTGAAGGGAACAGCCGTACCGATCGCCGCCAGCCCGGAAAGCTTCCGTTTAGCCGCATCCGTGGCGCAGTTCGGGATGGTATTGCGGAAGAGCCGGTTCGCGGGGACGTCGAGCTACGCCTCGGCGCTGGAGCTTGCCGGCGGGTTGAAGGGGGCCGACGAAGAGGGGTACCGGAGCCAGTTCATCAGCATGGTGAAACAGGCAATGGCGTTGGCGGACATGGCGCGGAAGGAATAA
- a CDS encoding DNA-3-methyladenine glycosylase — translation MPKLDQAFYLEKNVLKVAKALLGKVLVTEIDGIRTSGRIVETEAYNGAVDRASHAWNNRRTQRTEIMFGEGGVAYVYLCYGIHHLFNVVTNLQEVPHAVLVRGLEPLDGIPEMLRRTAKPKLDYTLTAGPGSLSRALGINTALTGQSLLGNKIWIEDAPAIAAKDIVAGTRVGVAYAMEDAYLPYRFSIRGSKWVSKGKGLTR, via the coding sequence ATGCCTAAACTCGATCAAGCATTTTATCTCGAAAAAAATGTACTGAAAGTAGCGAAAGCGCTGCTGGGAAAGGTTTTGGTAACGGAAATCGATGGCATCCGGACATCCGGGCGCATCGTGGAAACGGAAGCCTACAACGGAGCGGTAGACAGGGCCTCCCACGCCTGGAATAACCGCCGCACCCAACGCACCGAAATCATGTTCGGCGAAGGCGGCGTAGCCTACGTATACCTCTGCTACGGCATCCACCACCTCTTTAACGTTGTCACCAACCTCCAGGAAGTGCCCCACGCCGTGCTCGTCCGCGGGCTCGAACCCCTCGACGGTATCCCCGAAATGCTCCGGAGAACCGCCAAACCCAAACTCGACTACACCCTCACCGCAGGCCCCGGCAGCCTCTCCCGCGCCCTCGGGATCAACACCGCCCTCACCGGACAAAGCCTCCTCGGCAATAAAATCTGGATAGAAGACGCTCCCGCCATTGCAGCGAAAGACATCGTGGCCGGCACCCGCGTCGGTGTGGCCTATGCCATGGAAGACGCGTACCTGCCCTATCGCTTCTCCATCCGCGGCAGCAAATGGGTCAGCAAAGGGAAAGGGCTTACAAGATAA
- a CDS encoding SAM-dependent methyltransferase — MSQSGKLYLIPTVLSADALFSLPPYITDTVRQLRIFFVENERTARRFLKALDRSIDIDSLQLLLMNEHNPPDTARAKKLLQEGHSIGVISEAGCPAVADPGNLVVQAAHQVLATVIPLVGPNSMLLALMASGMNGQNFQFVGYLPVKPLDRAKAIKDLESTSAKKQQTQLFIEAPYRNNQLLKDILQNTSDRTLLCVAADLTAPTEYIRTQTIAQWKKDTSDFHKRPAIFLLYAGQ, encoded by the coding sequence ATGTCTCAAAGCGGGAAACTATATCTCATTCCGACGGTCCTCAGTGCTGATGCACTTTTCAGCCTCCCTCCGTACATCACGGACACAGTACGGCAACTGCGCATTTTCTTCGTGGAAAATGAACGTACCGCCCGCAGGTTCCTCAAAGCCCTCGACCGCTCCATCGATATAGATAGCCTCCAGCTCCTGCTCATGAACGAGCATAATCCCCCCGACACCGCCAGGGCAAAAAAACTCCTCCAGGAAGGCCATTCCATCGGTGTCATCAGCGAAGCAGGATGCCCCGCTGTCGCCGACCCCGGCAATCTCGTGGTGCAAGCCGCCCACCAGGTGCTGGCCACCGTAATACCCCTGGTTGGCCCCAACTCCATGCTCCTCGCGCTGATGGCTTCCGGCATGAACGGCCAGAACTTCCAGTTCGTCGGCTACCTGCCCGTAAAACCCCTCGACAGAGCCAAAGCCATCAAAGACCTGGAATCCACTTCCGCGAAAAAACAACAAACCCAACTCTTTATCGAAGCACCCTATCGCAACAATCAATTGCTGAAAGACATACTTCAAAACACCAGCGACCGCACCCTCCTTTGCGTAGCCGCAGACCTCACCGCGCCAACAGAATACATCCGCACACAAACGATCGCCCAATGGAAAAAGGATACTTCCGATTTCCACAAAAGACCGGCGATCTTTTTACTGTATGCCGGGCAGTAA
- a CDS encoding EI24 domain-containing protein, protein MLEQNSSTFFATIIKKRTLFSLREVLGAIQSYGVAHRFITEHRLWKWILIPGIVYCLMFVAGIIYVWDYSGVFIDYVLNLLTLKTWIEELQNGLVNFLFLLVGFAVRMVFLIMYFSFFKYLFLIVGSPLFAYLSEKTESIMQGKDFPFSMAQLLKDLWRGIRLSLRNLLYQTALMLILAILAFVPILGWLTPLIAMLVECYYFGFSMMDYSFERRRWTMRQSIAYIRQHKGMAMGNGVVFYLFLFIPVLGWLLAPCYAVIAATIHLQQQRLPMGTAE, encoded by the coding sequence TTGCTTGAGCAAAACTCCAGTACATTTTTTGCTACCATTATAAAAAAGCGAACGTTGTTTTCATTAAGAGAAGTACTAGGCGCCATACAGTCTTATGGTGTTGCCCATCGTTTCATCACTGAACATCGGCTGTGGAAGTGGATTTTGATCCCGGGGATCGTTTACTGCCTGATGTTTGTGGCGGGGATTATATATGTGTGGGATTATTCCGGCGTGTTCATCGATTACGTGCTGAACCTGTTGACGTTGAAAACGTGGATCGAGGAATTGCAGAACGGACTGGTGAATTTTCTTTTTTTGCTGGTGGGGTTCGCAGTGAGGATGGTGTTCCTGATCATGTATTTTTCCTTTTTCAAATACCTGTTTTTGATAGTGGGGTCTCCGCTTTTCGCGTATTTGTCGGAGAAGACGGAGAGCATTATGCAAGGGAAGGATTTTCCTTTTAGCATGGCGCAGCTGTTAAAGGATTTGTGGCGGGGGATCCGGTTGTCTTTACGGAATTTATTGTACCAGACGGCGTTGATGCTGATATTGGCGATATTGGCGTTTGTACCGATTTTGGGGTGGTTGACGCCGTTGATAGCGATGCTGGTGGAATGCTACTATTTCGGATTTTCGATGATGGATTATAGTTTCGAGCGCCGCCGCTGGACGATGCGGCAGAGCATCGCATATATCCGTCAGCATAAGGGCATGGCGATGGGGAACGGGGTGGTTTTCTACCTGTTCCTGTTCATCCCGGTATTGGGATGGTTGCTGGCGCCCTGCTACGCGGTGATTGCGGCTACCATACATTTGCAGCAGCAACGGCTGCCCATGGGGACGGCCGAGTAA
- a CDS encoding PorP/SprF family type IX secretion system membrane protein, with protein MKKLLLLLTIALYAFSPAKAQDPHFTQFFASPLTLNPAFTGYFSGDLRLSGNYRSQWRSIASPYVTGTLAADFGILKNSIPYTDTWGVGILALYDKTGAGALTSNFVALSTAYHKGLDVEGNHTLGLGVQMAYAQKRVDQTKLIFEQQIGDNGYDPSLPSGETIMNPNIGYLDYNVGLLYSGLVGESSNIYLGASYYHFTQPTETFLDNNNNRLSYRYTVHGGGSFPVNGGNRIHFSAHYMRQNQAVETTMGAAYGFLLNDMPDAPTIFYVGSWFRLKDAVNPYVGLEFSSFKVGLSYDLNVSTLKPASNYRGGMELSVIYIGKRGDSNKNGTLCPKF; from the coding sequence ATGAAAAAACTACTACTCCTATTAACCATAGCCCTTTATGCATTCAGCCCTGCAAAGGCGCAGGATCCGCACTTCACGCAGTTCTTCGCGTCTCCGCTTACGCTGAACCCGGCGTTTACGGGGTACTTCTCCGGCGATCTTCGTTTATCCGGCAATTACCGCAGCCAATGGCGCAGTATTGCGTCTCCGTACGTGACGGGCACGCTGGCGGCTGATTTCGGCATCCTGAAGAACAGTATTCCCTATACGGATACCTGGGGCGTGGGTATTTTGGCGTTGTACGATAAAACCGGCGCGGGCGCGCTGACGTCCAACTTCGTGGCGTTGAGCACGGCTTACCATAAAGGACTTGATGTGGAGGGGAACCATACGTTGGGGCTGGGCGTGCAGATGGCGTATGCGCAGAAGCGGGTAGACCAGACCAAACTGATTTTCGAACAACAGATCGGCGATAACGGGTACGATCCTTCCCTGCCCAGCGGCGAAACGATCATGAACCCGAACATCGGTTATCTCGATTATAATGTGGGCTTGCTGTATAGCGGGCTGGTGGGAGAATCTTCCAACATTTACCTGGGCGCTTCCTACTATCACTTCACACAGCCTACCGAAACTTTCCTTGATAACAACAACAACCGCCTCAGCTACCGCTATACGGTGCATGGTGGCGGTTCTTTCCCGGTAAACGGCGGCAACCGCATCCACTTCAGCGCGCACTACATGCGGCAGAACCAGGCGGTAGAAACCACGATGGGCGCGGCTTACGGCTTCCTGCTGAATGATATGCCCGATGCGCCGACCATCTTTTATGTAGGTTCCTGGTTTAGGTTGAAAGATGCCGTCAACCCATATGTAGGCCTGGAATTCAGCAGTTTCAAAGTGGGTTTGAGCTATGACCTGAACGTATCTACACTGAAGCCCGCTTCCAATTATCGCGGTGGTATGGAACTGTCCGTGATTTACATCGGTAAGCGCGGAGATAGCAATAAGAACGGTACGCTTTGCCCGAAATTCTAA
- the upp gene encoding uracil phosphoribosyltransferase, translated as MIINLSDTNSLVGEWMSEIRDEVIQSDRMRFRRNLERLGEVAAYEISKTLMYVDKEVETPLGSAHVQVLKYQPVIGTILRAGLAMHQGLVNYFDKADHAFISAYRKHNRDGSFEISLEYVSCPPLDGKVLILSDPMLATGASLVKTIEHLAEFGKPAHIHIVTAIACTIGIEYVQRTADANISIWAGDIDDELTAKGYIVPGLGDAGDLAFGEKVQQ; from the coding sequence ATGATTATCAATCTGAGTGACACCAACTCACTTGTGGGCGAGTGGATGAGCGAGATCAGGGACGAAGTGATCCAGTCAGACAGGATGCGGTTCCGCCGAAACCTGGAAAGACTGGGTGAAGTAGCAGCCTACGAGATCAGCAAAACGCTGATGTATGTAGACAAAGAGGTTGAAACTCCGCTGGGAAGCGCGCATGTGCAGGTGTTGAAATACCAGCCAGTGATCGGGACCATCCTGAGAGCGGGACTGGCCATGCACCAGGGGCTCGTCAATTATTTCGACAAGGCCGACCATGCGTTCATTTCCGCCTACAGAAAGCATAACCGCGACGGTTCATTCGAGATCAGTTTGGAATATGTGTCCTGTCCACCGCTGGACGGGAAGGTGCTGATCCTGAGCGACCCAATGCTGGCTACCGGGGCTTCCCTGGTAAAAACGATCGAGCATTTGGCAGAATTCGGCAAACCCGCTCATATTCATATCGTTACGGCGATTGCCTGTACGATCGGGATTGAGTATGTGCAGCGGACTGCGGATGCGAATATCAGCATTTGGGCGGGTGATATCGACGATGAGCTGACGGCCAAGGGGTACATCGTTCCTGGCCTGGGCGACGCCGGCGATCTGGCGTTCGGGGAGAAGGTGCAGCAGTAA